The segment GAAGGCACCGATTTCCGTCTGGAATTTGATCCTGCACAGACCCTCGGAGTGGAACTGACCCTGCCCAAACCCCTGTTCATTCCGATCATCTCGGCCCACTCGCTGGCCCAGATGCTGGTGCGTTCCTGTCCAAACGGCATTGCCGGATTTGTGGTGGAAGGCCCCACCGCTGGAGGTCACAACGCCCCGGCCAGAGGCAAAACCAGCGATGAACGTGGTCAGCCCATTTACGGTGAAAAAGACAAAGTGGACCTCTCGGTCATGCGAAACCTCGGACTGCCGTTCTGGCTTGCTGGCGGTACCGGATCCCCGGAAGCCTTCAAAGCTGCCCTCGCTGAAGGGGCACACGGCATTCAGGTGGGTACCCTCTTTGCCTACAGTCAGGACTCGGGCATGACCCCTGAACTCAAAGCAGGTGCCCTGAACAAAGTGCAACAGGAAAATCTGGAGGTTTTCACCGATTCCAGACTGTCCCCCACAGGCTTTCCTTTCAAAGCTGTGGTGCTGGAAGAAACCTTGGCCTTTGAAGAAGTGGAGGCCCACCGCCAGAGGGTGTGTGACCTCGGGTACCTGCGCCAGACCTACACCACCGAACAGGGCAAAATCGGTTTCCGTTGCGCTGCTGAACCTGTGGATGCCTACGTCTCCAAGGGGGGCAAAGTTGAAGACACCGAAGGTCGGAAATGCCTGTGCAACGCCCTTCTTTCGACAGTGGGCCTCGCACAAGTGCGCAAAAACGGAGACATCGAACCTCCACTCCTGACCGCCGGAGACGATCTGGCCCACCTGCAACCGTTCATCCAGAGGTATGGAACGGTGTACAAAGCGGTGGATGTGCTGGAGTATTTGCTGGGAGAGGCTTTGCCCGCTAAGGGCTGAGGAGGAAAGCCGAGGGCCAAGGGCCGAGAGCCGAGGGCAAAAATGGCTTTGGCGAAAGCAAAGGGGGCGCAGCACGCTGCGCCCCTACACGTTTCCCTTGAAGATTTTCTCTTCGTGTCACACGATGCTCTCGGCTCTCGGCTCTCGGCTCTCGGCTCTCGGCAAGGGGCGAGGCACGCCTAGCCCCTACAGCTCCAACCTTACCTGACTTCCCCCCAGAAACTCGTCCCCGGACCTTCCCACTGCACGCCCAGAGCTTCGGCCACGGTTGCGCCGACATCGGCAAACGTGGCCCGTTCGCCCAGATTGACGCTGCCCCTGCCGGGACGGTAAGTGAGCAGCATGCCGTATTCGCGGGTGTGGTCGGTGCCGGGAGCGGTGGGATCGTTGCCGTGGTCGCTGATCAGGACCAGCAGACCGTCTTCAGGAACCTGAGCCAGAATCTCTGGGAGGCGGTCGTCAAATTCCTTCAGGGCGTTGCCGTAGCCTTCTGGATCGCGGCGGTGACCGAATTTGGCATCAAAATCCACCAGATTGGTGAACACCAGACCCTCAAAATCCTCCTGCATCCGCTTCAGGGTTTTCTCGATGCCGTCCAGATTGTTGTCGGTGTGGATCTCCTCGGTGAAGCCCTGATGGTCGTAGATGTCGGGGATCTTTCCAATGCCCACCACATCTTTTCCAGCTTCAAACAGGGCGTTCAGCACGGTGCGAGGTGGGGTCAGTGAGAAATCCTTGCGCAGTTCCCCGGCACGTTCAAAGGGAAACTCTCCACGGAACGGACGGGCAATCACTCGGGCCACGGCATATTCGCCTTGCAGGATGTCCCGGGCTTTCTGGCAGTATTCATACAGGGTTTCGATGGGCGTCACGTCCAGGTGGGTGGCGATCTGAAACACACTGTCGGCACTGGTGTACACGATGGGAAAGCCGGTTTTGATGTGCTCTGGACCGTAATCCTTGATCACTTCGGTGCCCGAGTAGGCGAGGTTGCACAGCCAGCCCCTGCCAATTTCGGCCTCAAAACGGTCCATCACTTCCTTGGGGAAACCGTCGCTGAAGGTGCGGAAAGGATGCTCAAGCTGCACCCCCATGAACTCCCAGTGTCCAGTCGAGGTGTCTTTCCCAGCACTGACTTCCTTCAGGCGACCGTATCCGCCCTGCACGTCCTCTGGGCTGGGGTGGTTCACGGTGGGGATTTTCCCGAGGCCCAGCTTGGCAAGGTTCGGCAACTGCACTCCGGTTTTTTCAAGGGTGTGGTTGAGGGTGTGGCTGCCCACATCCCCGAATTTGTCTGCATCAGGCAACTCGCCCATGCCGACGGAATCCAGCACAATCACAGTGACTTTCATAAGGCCCCGTTCTCGGCGATGGCGGCTTCCAGAGCGATTTGCACCATGTCGTTGAAGCTGGTCTGGCGTTCAATGGAGGTGGTGGCCTCTCCGGTCACAAGGTGGTCGGACACGGTCAGGATGGTCAGGGCTTGCACGCCGTACTTGGCAGCGATGGTGTAGAGGCCAGCAGCTTCCATTTCCACGGCCAGCACCCCGAAGTCGGCCCAGATTTTGTAGTGGTCGGGGTGGTCGTTGTAAAAGGTGTCCGAGGAGAAGATGTTGCCCACACGCACGGCTTTTCCTGCCCGTCTGGCCGCAAGGTAAGCCTGATGCAGCAGTTCAAAGTCGGCAATGGGAGCGAAGTTTCTGCCTCCAAAGCGGATGTTGTTGACCTGGCTGTCGGTGCTGGCGGCCTGCGCCAAAATCACATCGCGCACCTTCACATCCTCATGGTAAGCCCCGCAGGTGCCCACCCGAATCAGCTTTTTGCAGCCGTAATCGCGGATCAGTTCATTCACATAAATCGAGATGCTGGGAATGCCCATTCCGCTGCCCTGCACGCTGATCCGGTGCCCTTTGTAGGTTCCGGTGTACCCGAGCATCCCGCGCACATCGTTGTGCTGCTCGGCATTCTCAAGGAAGTTCTCTGCAATGTGCTTGGCACGCAGGGGATCGCCGGGAAGGAGGACGGTTTCTGCAATCTGACCGGGTTTGGCATTCAAGTGTACGCTCATGGTGAACTCCTTTGGGTGTGTTTGGGAAAGAGGGTTTGAGGGTTTTCTTGCCTGGGCGCAGTACGCTGCGCCCCTACGTGTTGTTGGTTCTTTTCATGTGGGCGAGGCATGCCTCGCCCCTACAAACAATTCATTTGACGTTTTCTGTCGTGTAAAACACGATGCTCTCGGCTCTCGGCTCTCGGCTCTCGGCTCTCGGCTCTCGGCTCTCGGCCTCACCCCACCCGCCCCAGAATCAACCCCACCTCAGCAGGCTTTTCAGAATCCACCCGCACAGCTTCTTTCACAAGCTGCACAGCGGCATCTTTGCCTTTCTGGTTGTGGTAAATCCGGGCGATGGGTTCGCCTGCCTGTACCGCATCACCGATTTTCTTCAGCAGTTCGATGCCCACCGAG is part of the Deinococcus misasensis DSM 22328 genome and harbors:
- a CDS encoding nitronate monooxygenase, which gives rise to MPQPDFSAVSTDATPQAPEAPKTGKDLPQIIQGGMGIAVSGWQLARAISQAGQLGVVSGTALDNVMVRRLADGDAGGHVRRALQNFPFPALSEPVIQKYFQPEGRLPEESYPALRLRSNLKPFETDLLIVLGSFVEVWLAKEGHTGQVGINLLTKIQTPTLPALYGAMLAGVDAVLMGAGIPRDIPAALEQFSQGKPASIRLEGTDFRLEFDPAQTLGVELTLPKPLFIPIISAHSLAQMLVRSCPNGIAGFVVEGPTAGGHNAPARGKTSDERGQPIYGEKDKVDLSVMRNLGLPFWLAGGTGSPEAFKAALAEGAHGIQVGTLFAYSQDSGMTPELKAGALNKVQQENLEVFTDSRLSPTGFPFKAVVLEETLAFEEVEAHRQRVCDLGYLRQTYTTEQGKIGFRCAAEPVDAYVSKGGKVEDTEGRKCLCNALLSTVGLAQVRKNGDIEPPLLTAGDDLAHLQPFIQRYGTVYKAVDVLEYLLGEALPAKG
- a CDS encoding phosphopentomutase, which encodes MKVTVIVLDSVGMGELPDADKFGDVGSHTLNHTLEKTGVQLPNLAKLGLGKIPTVNHPSPEDVQGGYGRLKEVSAGKDTSTGHWEFMGVQLEHPFRTFSDGFPKEVMDRFEAEIGRGWLCNLAYSGTEVIKDYGPEHIKTGFPIVYTSADSVFQIATHLDVTPIETLYEYCQKARDILQGEYAVARVIARPFRGEFPFERAGELRKDFSLTPPRTVLNALFEAGKDVVGIGKIPDIYDHQGFTEEIHTDNNLDGIEKTLKRMQEDFEGLVFTNLVDFDAKFGHRRDPEGYGNALKEFDDRLPEILAQVPEDGLLVLISDHGNDPTAPGTDHTREYGMLLTYRPGRGSVNLGERATFADVGATVAEALGVQWEGPGTSFWGEVR
- the deoD gene encoding purine-nucleoside phosphorylase; this translates as MSVHLNAKPGQIAETVLLPGDPLRAKHIAENFLENAEQHNDVRGMLGYTGTYKGHRISVQGSGMGIPSISIYVNELIRDYGCKKLIRVGTCGAYHEDVKVRDVILAQAASTDSQVNNIRFGGRNFAPIADFELLHQAYLAARRAGKAVRVGNIFSSDTFYNDHPDHYKIWADFGVLAVEMEAAGLYTIAAKYGVQALTILTVSDHLVTGEATTSIERQTSFNDMVQIALEAAIAENGAL